CACCACTAAAGTTAGTCTTAAAATTCCAGGCTCTGCTTTAGCCCTTTTAATTGCTAACCAAATATCTAAAGAGTCACTTGAAGCTCTGTACCAGTAAGAAAAACTACCCTCCCTTTTCTGTCAAGCACTATCCTGCCCAGTTAACACTGTTTGCACACTCTGTAAACAAGAACAGCTTAAAGCATAATTAAAGCAGAACACAGGCCCATCTTGAAAAtcttcttcccctttccctcccacccACCCCCGCCCCTGGTAGTGTCTAATGTTTTGAGTGTATAAAGCATTATTACATTCCTAACCACAAAATACTGTAagagtcacaaaaaaaaaaaaaaaaaaaaaaaagcatacgTTGAAAGTGACATAGCAATACCACTTTAATAAAATGGGTTATTTTGGGGAGATACAAGATGTGCTCTGCTAATTTTAACTCCATCTTTACTTCATTATAATTATGCTATATTGCCAGGAAAGTCACCAATAGGGCAAAGAATGCTGCACTGGTTAGAACCACAGCAGCCATAGTTGTTCTTTATAGCTCCTTTACTGCAATTCATTGACTTTTGATACTAGGAGGACATAATACTCCCCATTCCGAAATAAATTACTGATTTTGAGTAACAGTTTAAATCTGATTAGCACTGTATAATGATGAATGGctatttctaaaaaataaaaaccttacATATCAAAAAACATGCTATATGTTGGGAAATCACTTTTTCATGCTCCATCGTGTTGTTTACAGTTTTTGTCAGTCTTTCTTTTACCAGCTGAAGAATCCAAAGCACTTAAAATTTCAAGTGTTTGAACTGAACATAATTCAATTCCAGAAAGtgccaaattaaaaaaaactacaCGTGTAGCCAAGCTTTCATAGAAATCCTCAAATAAGGTAAAAAACCAGCCTCAACGAAAGTATGGGTTACTAGCTTCATACATGTTTTTAAAGCTGTATAATGTTCACCTAAGCACTCCACTTACGAGcatcagaaatttaaaaacacagaacaccTTCAACGCAAATTGCTTGCAGAGGGCACCCTCAAACATATGAGTACAACACTAAGCAGAAAACCCTCGTTTTATTTGGCTATTTAGACATCCATGTCACATATACCCACCCATCCATTTCCTGATAGCATTACATCATCTATTAGGGCTTCTGAAATAATACAGAGCCAAAAAACTCAGAAGAgactagtttaaaaaaaaaaaaatccacaactGCACAGCCTTCCTGCACACAGCAAGGTTGTGCAACTGATTGTTTAACGTAACTAAGCTTAACGGCATCCAAACAGGCAGGCCTGGGTTTGGACGCTGTCTTACGTCAAATTTTGACCATGTAACTACTCTAAAATAGAAAGGTCAAAAAAGAActcatctcttctttttctgctgcctcAACATTTTCCTTCGCTTAATTATCATATCATGTAGTTTCTCCAGTCCCTCTTTAAGTCCGTCTCCAATGATTGCACAGGTAGGCTGCAAATGCCACGGCGTTGAAGAACTCAGCTCACTCATCGCCAACATTTTCTCGATTtcagaaagggagagagagtTCCTCAGGTCCTGCTTGTTAGCAATGATAAGGACAGGCACTCCTTGATTCTCAGATATCCTAGTAATCTTATGAAGTTCTGTTTTGGCCTCCTCCATCCTCTCAACGTCGACGGAGTCCACCACAAACACGATGCCATCGGTGCACCTCGTGTACGACTTCCACAGCGgcctcagcttctcctggcCGCCCACATCCCAGAAGTGGAAAGTGACCGTCTTCGAGTTGCCCAGCGTCACTTTGATTTTCTCCGTATTAAATCCTTTAGTGGGGACCGTGTTGACGAACTCATTGAACTGCAGTCTGTAGAGCACCGTCGTCTTCCCGGCGCAGTCCAGCCCCAGGATGACGATGTGAAAGCTCTGGAAGGAAGGC
The nucleotide sequence above comes from Oenanthe melanoleuca isolate GR-GAL-2019-014 chromosome 2, OMel1.0, whole genome shotgun sequence. Encoded proteins:
- the ARL4A gene encoding ADP-ribosylation factor-like protein 4A, which translates into the protein MGNGLSDQTPILSSLPSFQSFHIVILGLDCAGKTTVLYRLQFNEFVNTVPTKGFNTEKIKVTLGNSKTVTFHFWDVGGQEKLRPLWKSYTRCTDGIVFVVDSVDVERMEEAKTELHKITRISENQGVPVLIIANKQDLRNSLSLSEIEKMLAMSELSSSTPWHLQPTCAIIGDGLKEGLEKLHDMIIKRRKMLRQQKKKR